CAAGCTCACCCGCTTGTTTCAAGCCTTCACCAAACCCCTTGCGGGTCGGCGTTTGCGTAATCGTCTCGCTAAATAATTCCTTCGATAGATGCTCGGCGTACTTACTCATGCTCTCCTCGTATTCTGCCACGCAGAGTGCGCAACTCATGCAGTGCTTCGTCTGCCTGTTTGGCTTTTGGCGGATCACCTGGTACATCTTTCGTACCTGGCGGCATGCCGTGCCAGACAGGGTCTCGCTCCATATAGTCGACCCCCTTACCTGGAATCGTATGAGCGATAATCGCCACCGGGCGCTCAAAAATTGCCTTGGCTTCACCACACGCCGTTACGATTTGTTCGATATTGTGCCCATCGATCTCGATGACGTGCCAGCCAAAAGCTTGCCATTTCATCGACAGCGGCTCAAGCGGCATCACTTGCTCGGTGAAGCCGTCGATCTGAATGTTATTGCGATCTATGATGGCGGTAATATTACCGAGCTTGCGCGCACCAGCAAACATCGCCGCCTCCCAGACATTCCCTTCATCAAGCTCACCGTCCCCCATACAAACATAGATGTGGCTCGAGGTATTATCCTTAAGCTTCAACCCAAGCGCCATGCCTGCAGCTTGCGAGAGACCACTACCAAGCGGTCCGGAGGTATGCTCGAGTCCTGGCAAGCGTGTGCGCTCAGGATGTCCTTGCAGCCGCGAGCCAAACTTTCGGAGTGTCTTGAGCTCTGACTTTGAGAAATAGCCAGCTTCGGCCATGGCAGCGTAACGAACTGGCACGATATGCCCATTCGAGAGTAGTAGTCGATCACGCTCTTCCCAGTATGGCTGCTTTGGGTTATGGTTGAGCACCTCAAAATAAAGCGCCGTAAATACGTCTGCCATCCCAAGCGAACCAGCTGAATGCCCAGACCCTGCTGCTACCAGCATCTGAATGATATCTTGCCGAATTGTATTTGCTTTAAGCT
The bacterium DNA segment above includes these coding regions:
- a CDS encoding transketolase gives rise to the protein MKHSVKELELKANTIRQDIIQMLVAAGSGHSAGSLGMADVFTALYFEVLNHNPKQPYWEERDRLLLSNGHIVPVRYAAMAEAGYFSKSELKTLRKFGSRLQGHPERTRLPGLEHTSGPLGSGLSQAAGMALGLKLKDNTSSHIYVCMGDGELDEGNVWEAAMFAGARKLGNITAIIDRNNIQIDGFTEQVMPLEPLSMKWQAFGWHVIEIDGHNIEQIVTACGEAKAIFERPVAIIAHTIPGKGVDYMERDPVWHGMPPGTKDVPGDPPKAKQADEALHELRTLRGRIRGEHE